Below is a window of Candidatus Neomarinimicrobiota bacterium DNA.
CGTCGGTTTCAGCCTGTTTCTCTTCAAGCTGATCAATCTTCTGGGCAATACTCCGCAGTATGATGGCTTCGGCAGTCCGCTCGTCCCTCCTCACCTTAAAGGAAGCTGTCATGATGCTCAACACATCACCCCGGCTGCGGTCATAATGCGAAGCAACCATAATGATTTGACGTACATTCTCAATCAACTCCGGAGATGACGCTTCCGGTAGAATACAGCTGATTTCCATTTTCTCTATCATAGGTATCGAAGCCGTAATGTCAGTGTACGATTGAGATATGATCCGTGCCCCTTCTCTTGAGGAAGGCTCCGGGAGGGCCTCTTCGAGTTCCACCACAGACGGCTCTTCAGTTTCTTCCTCCTCTTGTTCTACCTGGAAATCGAATCCGGGTATGGGGATACCCGTCACCCTTGACTTTCTCCCCTGGCGTTCTTCGGCAGGGGTGGGTGCGGATTTTTCCGGCGCTTCCTTGGGGGACGGCTCAAATGTCACTTCTTCCCTTACAGTGGGGGTGAACTTCAGATCCACCGTGACATCCAACACATACCGGTGGTCAGCCAGCACCTTTGACAGGGCAGATTCGATACGTTTTCTAAAATCGTTTTCCAGCATCAACTTCTGTGCCAGATAGGTAGACTCTTGACCCATACTTACACCCACAATCGTAGCCCCAACCAGGGTGGCCGCCGCCATAAATGTCAATCTCCTTTTCATAACTTCCCCTATTCTTAACGAATTCTTATTCTTCCTTTTCTACTTTCTGACTCCCGGTCACTCCTGCAGAGCCTCCAGGAGTGGCCTTGAAAGTAATCTCGACCCGCCTGTTTCTCGCCTTTAGTGCAACCGTTTCATTCTGCCTCCTGATAATATCTGGGGTTATTAATCGATCCGTAGGGCGATCTCTGGGAACGTTCTCAGCCAATCCGACAGCCTCCAACCGTGTGGGATCAACGCCTAACTTAATCAGCTCCCGGACAACGCCGGCAGCACGGGCTGCTGAAAGTTCCCAGTTACTGGGATACTTATCCTGATATCCCTTCGGAAGCGGGTCACTGTCTGTGTGTCCTTCAACCGCCACAGGAAACTTATTGCCAGGCCTATTTATGGTAGGGACGAGCGTTTCCAATACCTGAACGATACCGGTCATCAATTCAGCGGAGCCGGAAGAAAAACTAATTTCCGATGGAATGGCAATTGTCACACCCTTGGGGCTGGTGGATACTTCAACACCCTCAAGCGTATCTTCATTCTCTTCCAACATTTCAGTGACCGCCTTCTTAACATCAGCCAGATTCATTGCTTGCCCTTCTTTGGTAACCTTGCCAACCTTTTTGCCCATGGAATCGGCCATTTCCTGCAGCTTAACCGGATCAATGGTCGAGATGGCCGCCAGCAAAACGAAGAATGCCAATAGGAGGGTCATCATGTCGGCAAAGGTGCTAAACCAACCGGGGAGCCCCTCTTCAACTTGAGCGCGACCCTTTTCTATAAGTCGCTTTTTCTCTGTCGCCGATACGGCCAATCAGGCTACTCTTCTCTTTTCCACTCTTTCGGTGGAATAAATGAATTCAGTTTTTCACGTACGATGAGGGGATGTTTTTTCTGATGTATGAGCCTAGCAGCCTCTACCAGCATTGCCTGCATCGTACTGGTTTGAGAGATACGGGAATTAAGCTTTGCTGCCATGGGCAGAAAGAAGAGATTTGCAAGCACGGCTCCATAAAACGTTGTGATAAGCGCCGCCGACATACCTACTCCAAGGGCTTCTGTACCGCCGCCCCCTTCACCACCAAATCCTGAAAGCATGATCACCAGTCCGATGAGTGTCCCGATCATCCCCCACGCCGGCGCCATGTTTCCCATGGTCTTGAACAGCTCTGCCTGGTGCTTCTCACGGATTTCTCTGTAATCAATACGCGTATTCAGAATCTCGATGATCTCGGGCTCTGAATACCCATCCACCACCATCTGAACACCGTCTTTGAAGAAGAAATTCCTGATTCCCCCAATAGCCTGTTCCAATTCTGCCGGTCCTTTTCTTGCGGACTCCGACACTCCTACCGCCGCATCGACAAGACCTCCCAACCTTACGACTCCGCCTTTGAAGACCGCCCCCATGGCGGCTCCCAGTTTCATGACCTCCGAGAGTGGAAATGCAACGGAGACTGAAGCTACCATTCCGCCGACTACAATTGCGAAGCTGGCTGCGGAAACGAAACCGCCCACACCTGCACCCACGGCCGAGGCAGCGATAAAGATTCCCCCACTTATGGAAACCAACCCAATCAGGATTCCTACGAGAGTTGCTATGTCCATGAGTTGTTTCTACTCCGTACTAAAGCTTGTGGTTTTTAGCCGATTCTCGTGCAACGCCTTCAATATATTTCGAACATCATCATACTCGGGATCCATCTTAAGCGCCAGATTCCAGTTGATGGTGGCTCTCTGAATATCCCCAAGTTTGTAATAGATGGATCCCCGCCGAGCATAGGCCAACGCCAGATTGGGATTCAATTCCAGAGAGGTTTCCACTTCCTGGAGTGCTTCACGGTAGTCTCCCGAATAGAAGTATCTCAGAGACCGAGACAGATGACGCATGGCCCGGTTCAGATTCTTCTGGCCAATGCCTCTTTCCAACCGCAATGTATTCACAGAATCGTCCAGAGTAACCGACTTCTGCCTCAACTGGGCCACCTCGGCACCGAGGTTTCGGGTCTGATATCTGGACACTCTCAGGGAATCTCGCAGAACCGCCACGGCATAGTCCGCGGCAAGAAGAGTCGTATCGAGCATGGCTGCCTCGGGAATGGGAGATGGTGCGCCCGGGAGCCCCGGGACCTCCCTCACGGCAGCGGCCCTGGGTACCGACATATCAAGACCGATGGTGAATCCCGGATGATCCGCTCCGTACGGCTCCTCGGAAAACGTGGGCAAATTTTCTATGTGGGTGAATCCTAGGCCCAGGCGATAATCCGAGGTAAGGGGGATGCGGAGTCCCACATTGATGCCCGACCCGTCGAATTCACCCACAATATCCAAACCACCCCACTGGGGTAAGAAAGGCGTGGTTAACAGAAATCCCGCAAAAACACCGACGTTGGAACCGCTCGACGTGGTGTCCGCTGCCGCGGTCGACTCCCGCGTCACCAACGCCTGCGAAAACCCTCCCGTTCCGAAACCGATGTACGTGCTGAGATGGTAGCCACCGAATGGCTTCTCACTCCCAATAACGCCGAAAAAGGAAAGGAGCTTTGTATCCAAATTCAATCCGTTTTCCGTCGCATTTTCAAAAACAACATCATGAAGTCCCAGGGAAAAAGAGATGTTATCACGTACGTACACCCGCTGCTGAAAATGGAAACCGAATTCCGCCGGCGCCACGTACTGGGACGTATCCAGAAGCACTAAAGATGTGGTGTCAGCCCCCTGACCAGAAGAAAATCCGAGAGTGAACCTGTCGGTGACATCCATCTGGAAGTAGACTCCTCGGGCCACGTTGAAAGGGGAAAAGTTGTGGATTTCAGCCCCGAAGCCCGTGCTGAATAGATAGGGTGAACGGGCGGTGCGCGTGGTGGGAATTTTCATCATTACTCCGGGGCGCGTATACGCCACCCGGGTTAACGAATCCAACGGTGAAATGGCCACCACCAAAAACATTACCACAAAAATTGTCTTTACTTTCCCAATCATGACTACCTCTCGGCGTTCCGCAGCTCCAGTTGAGCCAGTTTGAGATATTCACTGTCAGGATAATTGTCTATGATATTGGCGAACGCTTCAATCGCTTGAATCTCATCCCCCATCTGGCGGTAGACCAGCCCGGTCAAGATCATGGCATCGTCCTGCTTATCTGATCTGAATAGAGGCTCAATCGCCACCAATGTTCTCAGGGTCTCACCGTATTCACCCATCTGATAGTAGCAGTCCGCTATCCAGTAGAGAACGTTTCCGGCTGTAACATCATCAACGTCTCCAAGGTACAGCTCCGCAAAATGTCGCAGCGCCATGCTGAAATCCTCTCGTTGATAGGCAAAAACGG
It encodes the following:
- a CDS encoding flagellar motor protein MotB gives rise to the protein MAVSATEKKRLIEKGRAQVEEGLPGWFSTFADMMTLLLAFFVLLAAISTIDPVKLQEMADSMGKKVGKVTKEGQAMNLADVKKAVTEMLEENEDTLEGVEVSTSPKGVTIAIPSEISFSSGSAELMTGIVQVLETLVPTINRPGNKFPVAVEGHTDSDPLPKGYQDKYPSNWELSAARAAGVVRELIKLGVDPTRLEAVGLAENVPRDRPTDRLITPDIIRRQNETVALKARNRRVEITFKATPGGSAGVTGSQKVEKEE
- a CDS encoding MotA/TolQ/ExbB proton channel family protein — its product is MDIATLVGILIGLVSISGGIFIAASAVGAGVGGFVSAASFAIVVGGMVASVSVAFPLSEVMKLGAAMGAVFKGGVVRLGGLVDAAVGVSESARKGPAELEQAIGGIRNFFFKDGVQMVVDGYSEPEIIEILNTRIDYREIREKHQAELFKTMGNMAPAWGMIGTLIGLVIMLSGFGGEGGGGTEALGVGMSAALITTFYGAVLANLFFLPMAAKLNSRISQTSTMQAMLVEAARLIHQKKHPLIVREKLNSFIPPKEWKREE
- a CDS encoding tetratricopeptide repeat protein, producing the protein MIGKVKTIFVVMFLVVAISPLDSLTRVAYTRPGVMMKIPTTRTARSPYLFSTGFGAEIHNFSPFNVARGVYFQMDVTDRFTLGFSSGQGADTTSLVLLDTSQYVAPAEFGFHFQQRVYVRDNISFSLGLHDVVFENATENGLNLDTKLLSFFGVIGSEKPFGGYHLSTYIGFGTGGFSQALVTRESTAAADTTSSGSNVGVFAGFLLTTPFLPQWGGLDIVGEFDGSGINVGLRIPLTSDYRLGLGFTHIENLPTFSEEPYGADHPGFTIGLDMSVPRAAAVREVPGLPGAPSPIPEAAMLDTTLLAADYAVAVLRDSLRVSRYQTRNLGAEVAQLRQKSVTLDDSVNTLRLERGIGQKNLNRAMRHLSRSLRYFYSGDYREALQEVETSLELNPNLALAYARRGSIYYKLGDIQRATINWNLALKMDPEYDDVRNILKALHENRLKTTSFSTE